The Pseudarthrobacter defluvii DNA window CGTCACTGACGGCATGGCAACCACGTGCGAACCCAGCGTGACGGAGGCGGTCAGGGTGACGTTCCGGAGCAGGATGCTGCCCCTGCCCACCCGGCACCCCTCGGGGTACTGGACCGAAGGGTCAACGGCGGTGGCATAGCGGGCCTCGGTGAGGCCCAGCGCCGTCAGCCGCTCCACCACTGATTCGCGTGCCCGCCCGGAGCCGATGCACACCAGCACGAACGCGTGCGTGTACCTGGCAGCGTCATCGATGGTTCCCAGCACGGGTGCACCGTCCACGCTGACTCCCGCCATTTCTTTGTCGTCATCAAGCAGGCCGACGACGTCGTACTGGCCGCTGCTGCGCACCATCGCCAGGACTTCGCGGGCCAGGCCGCTGGCAGCTATCAGGATCAGCTCACTCATGTGCGCGTCCCGGCTGCCGCCCGGATGGTGCTGATGATCCTGTCCAGCCCGTCGTCGTCCAGCTCGTGGTACACCGGCAGGATCAGCGTCCTGTCGTTGAGCCGTTCCGTGTGCTGCAGCAGGGTTCCACCCGAGTCGCGCCACCGGTATGCGGGCTGGCGGTGCGCCGCCATGATGCCACGGCGGGCTGAGATCCCGGCCTCGGCCAGCTCTTCCATCAACCCGTCCCGCGTGGTCCCAAAGCTGGGGAGCACCTCAACCCAGAACGACTGGAAGTTGGTGGTGCCGTAGGGCGGGTCAGACACCAGCCGCAGGCCTGGCACCCGGGCGAGGCCGGCCACGTACCGTGCCGCAATTTCCCGGCGCCGTGCAAGAACCTCGGGCAACCGTCCCAGCTGGACGATTCCGACGGCGGCCTGCAGGTCCGTCATCCGGTAGTTGAACCCCACCTCCAGGTACGACTCCGGCGGGGCCAGCAGCGAACCATGCCGGTCTGCGGCGGACATACTCATTGAGTGCTCCCGCAAAGTCCTGGCCCTCGCTGCCCAGTCGGCCCGGTTGGTGGTCAACATGCCCCCTTCACCGGTGGTGAGGATCTTGCGCGGATGGAACGACCACACCGCAACATCGGCGCCCACACCGACAGGCCGACCCTTGTATGTTGACCCCACGGCGCACGCCGCGTCTTCGATCACGGTGATCTCGTGGCGGTCGCACAGCTCACGGATGGGGTCCAGGTCCAGCGGAACGCCGCCTTGGTCCACGACGATCACGGCGCGGGTATCCAAAGTGAGTGCCGCGTGGATGGTTTCCGCGGTCACGTTCCCGGTGGCCGGGTCCACATCACAGAACACCGGCCGGGCACCGACGTATGTCACCGCATTCGCCGTGGCAATGAAGGACAGCGAAGGAACCACTACGTCGTCCCCGGGCCCGATCCCCGCTACCACCAGCGCCAGGTGAAGGGCGGTGGTGCAACTGGACGTGGCCACCGCGTGGCGGACGCCCTGGTATTCGGCAAAGCGGGACTCGAACTCCTTCACCTTGGGTCCCTGCGCCACCCACCCCGAGGCCACCACTTCAGCCAGGGCGCGGGCTTCCTCGTCACCAAGCCACGGCTTCATGACGTTGATCCTGTTCAGGAATGTTTCAGCAGTCATGGCGCACCCACCTTCCGTGCAGCGGCAATCTCGTCGCGCAGCGGCATCCACCAGCTGACTAGTTGCCGGAGTCCTTCTTCGAGTTCCACCTCGGCTTTGAAACCGAGATCACGTGCGGCGGCGGACGTATCGGCAAGCCGCCGCACCACGCCGTTGACCTGGCGTGCAGGCCCGTGCTCCACCTCAAGCCCCGACCCCATGGCCCGCAGCAGCGCCTGCGCCATTTCCAGCAGGCTGGTTTCCGTGCCGCTGGCCACGTTGTAGATCCCCTCGGTGATGCTGCTTGCGGCCGCCAGCACGTTGGCGCGGGCCACGTCGGCGGTATGCACAAAGTCCATGGTCTGCAGGCCGTCCCCAAAAATCAGCGGCGGCTGACCGTCCATGATCCGCTCCATCCACCGCACCAGGACCTCGGTGTACAGGCCGTGGACGTCCATCCGGGGCCCATAAACGTTGAAGTAGCGGAGCATCACGTAGTCCAGTCCGGTCATGGCGCGGAAGCTGCGGGCCATGCCCTCGTTGAAGGACTTGGCGGCACCGTAAAAGGTGTCGTTGTTGGCGTGATGGTGCCGTTCCGGGGTGGGGAACTCCTCAGCCATCCCGTACACGGAGGCACTGGAGGCTGCCACCAGCTTGCCCACCTTGTGCTCCGCGGCGGCCTCCAAAACGTTGAAGGTTCCGGCCACTAGCACCTCTAGGGCCAGCCGCGGCTCCTCGGCGCACTGGGTGATGCGGATGGCGGCCTGGTGGAACACCAGGTCCTTCCCCTTGGTGAGGTCATGCACCAGGTCCCGGTCCTGGATGTTGCCGCGCACCAGGTCCACCTGACCGGTTGCCAGGGCACCGGAAAGGTTGCCGAGGCGGCCGCGGACCAGGTTGTCCAGGACGTCGATGTGTTGCACGCCGGCGTCAAGCAGGTCGTCAACCAGGGTTGATCCGATGGTCCCCGCACCACCAGTGACCAGGACGCGGGCCCCCTCCAAGGCGCTCACAGTGCCCCCTCCAGATCCGGTCCGGTTCCGGCCATGGCGCTACCAGCCACCGGGGCCGCTTGCCCGTCCATGCCAAGGCTGCGCGAAACCGCCTCCAGGACAGACAGCACCCTGAGCCCGGAGGCGCCCCCGGTCCTGGCCTCCTGGCCGCTGCGGATGCAGGATGCCAGTTCCTGTACCACCAGGCCCAGGGCCTCCCGTTCAGGAAGTGCGGGGGACCAGGTATCGCCCAAGCGGTAGGAAACTGCAGTTGATGCTTTTTCCCCTACGGATTTCGGCTGCCGGTCAAGGCTTACGCCACGGTCGTAGACGCTCAGCCGCTGTTGTGGGTTGAGGTCGTCCCACACCAGGGTCCGGAGGGATCCGCCGATGACCATCTGGCGGATCTTGGTGGGGCTCAGCCAGTTCACATGCACGTGGGCGGTTGCATCGTTGGGCAGCCGGAAGTTCAGGTGTCCCACGCAGTCGCGCCCTGTTCCCAGCGGATCCGCGCCGAACGCCGAGACCTCCGCCGGGTTGAGTCCGCCGGGCAGGACAAAATCCAGGATGGCGAGGTCATGTGGAGCCAGGTCCCAGAAAACGTCCACGTCAGGTTGTACGAGCCCCAGGTTGATCCTGGTGGAATCAACGAACAGGATTTCTCCGAGGGAGCCGGACTGCACCAACTCCTGCATCTTCAGGACGGCAGGGGTGTAGCAGTAGGTGTGGTCAGCCATCAGCACCAGCCCGTTGGCTTCGGCCTCGGCCACCATTTCCAGCCCGTGAACCCTGCTGTCCGCCAGCGGTTTTTCCACCAGGACGTGCTTTCCGGCGCGGAGTGCCGTCATGACAGTCCCGTGGTGGGTACGGGCTGGCGTCGCAATGGCCACGGCGTCCACATCGCAAAAGTCCAGCAGCTCATCCATGGACTCGACACAGGGAATATCCCCGAGAGTGGCAGCCAGTTTCCGCGCCCGTTCGAGGTCCAGGTCGCAGATAGCCACCAGGTCCCAGTCAGGGCTTGCCTGGAGGTTTCGCGCCAGGTTTGGTCCCCAATAGCCGGCACCGACGACGGCGATGCGGAGTTTGCGCGCAGGCTTCGGCTGCTGGGGGACGTGCGTTCGATTCGTAAATGACCTCATGTGTCTTCTTCCCATTTCTTGAATTTGCTAGTAGGCCCCGGACGGCCGGGCGACGGCCCTGAACGTCCGCCAGAGAATCAGCAGGTCGCCTGCAAGGGACCAGTTTTCGACGTAGTAGAGGTCAAGCCGGACCGCTTCCTCCCAGGAAAGGTCGGACCGTCCGTTGATCTGCCAAAGCCCGGTGATTCCAGGCTTGATCAGGAGCCGACGGTGGGTGTGCCGCTCGTAGCCGCTGACTTCACGGTCCAGCGGCGGCCGCGGCCCCACCATGCTCATATCGCCCAGCACCACGTTCCAGAGCTGGGGAAGCTCGTCCAGGGAGTACTTACGCATCCAGCGTCCGCAGCGGGTAACCCTGGGGTCATCCTTCATCTTGAAAAGCACCCCGGCCCCCTGATTCTGCTGGTTCAGGGCAGCCAGCCGCGCCTCGGCGTCGACAACCATGGAGCGGAACTTGTACATCCCGAACACCTGTCCGCCCTTGCCGATCCGGTCCTGCCTGAAAAGGATCGGGCCGGGCCTGTCCAGCCGGACTACTGCGGCAAGCACCAGAAGCACTGGAGAGAGCACCAGGAGCGCAGCCAGCGCAGCAATGACGTCCATGATCCGCTTCAGGGCGTGCTTTGCGCCGCCGTACTGCGGAATGTCCACATGCATCAGGGGGAGGCCCTCCACCGGACGCCAGTGGATCCGCGGACCGGCAACGTTGGTCAGGGTGGCCGCCAGGATCAGCTCCGTGGAGGACTCCTCGAGTTTCCACCCCAGCTCCCGGATGAACCTGTTTCCGCCGGGGAGGGGCCCGGCAACGATTACCGAGTCCGCGTCAACCAGGCGGACGGTCCGGGAGATGGCGTCCGTGGACGAAAGGACCGGGACAGTCCGCCCGTCCACCCGAAGGCCCGCTCCCCGCCGCGCGCCCGGGAGGCAGGCCCCAAGGATCTCGTACACGGCTCCCGACTTCCGGGACACCTGCTGTATCACGTATCTGACGTCCTCCGGTTCGCCGACCACAACAGCCCGCGAGAGGTGCCTGCCCCGCAGTTTTTCCGCGGCCAGCCGCCTACGGAACGCCCAGCGGTTGGCAGTGAGGGCCACGAGGCCCGCCGGCAACGACACCGTGACGAACGCCGTGGCGCCGTGGACGGAGAAAACCACAGCCGCGAGGGCCATCAGGCCAAAGATGCGCAGGGTAGCTGATGCCACCCGCTTGTATTCGTCGGCACCAATGCCCAGCACCTTGGGGTCTCGCGTGCGATAAGCCTCCAGCGCCCCCAGCCAGATGACTGCTAATGCTGCGGCGGCTACTGCTGCCCCGCCGTCCCTGGGCCCCTCCGGTGCGAAACCGGCTTCCGAGAGGATGAAGCCGGTGTAAACGGCTGCCGTCACCATGATGGCGTCAGCTCCGCGGAGAAGATTGACATGTCGGGAGATCCAGGCTGCGGACGCTCTTCGGTTCCGGGCTTTTGATTCCGTGGCGGTCCGGACAAGCGGTGACACAGGCCAGTCGAATGCAGCGGGCCGTGCTTCAGCCAGTGGTATTTCAGCCATGGTGTGCCCCTTTCCGGCGTAGCGTGCCGTCTGTCCTTGGCCGTGTAGCAAAACTAGCCTCGGACCGGCGCGTTTGACGGGGATCGGGAAGGCCTATGTGGCTACCGCGGAGCAAGGATGTGGAAACTGCGGGGACCTGCAAATTGCAGGACTTTTGGCCTATGGAACGGGCAGGAGGTACGGCTCGGCGGCCGTAGTTCCCTTGCCGGCTGCGAGGGCCGTCAGCTGCGCCCGGGACTCAACACCGAGCTTGCGGTAGATGGCGGTGAGGCGTACTTCCACCGTGCGCACAGAGACGTACAAGGTGGCTGCGATTTCCTTGTTGCGCATGCCGCGCGCCACCATTTTGGCCAGCGCCCGCTCGTGGTCGGCGAGCAGGAGCATCGCCGGGTTGCCTTGGGGACGGACTGGCTCCATGCGGTCATCCAGGAGGAGGGCGTCCACATGCTGCGTCCAGGCATCCGCCCCGGCCTCGTCAAACATGACCTTGGCCCGGAGCAGCGCGTCCCGCGCGTCGCGGAGCCGGCCAAAGGCATGCAACCGCTCCGCGTAGCACTGGAGGGTCCTTGCCCGTTCAAGTGTGTGCCCGTTCCTGCCTTCGAGAGCCTGGCTGAAAAGCTGCAGGGACTGTTCCCCGTCGGCAAGCATGGCGCGGCTGCGGGCTACAGCCATCATCAGCCATGGCGACCGCAGTCCCACGGAGCGGCTCTCGAGGCGCAGGAGCGCCTGCGTGGCCTCGTGGTGACGGCCCAGGCGGATGAGTACCTCCACGAGGTCCGCCTCGCATCGCAGGAGGGTGGGGTTGCCGAACCGCATCCCGAGCTCGGCGGCCCGGGACAACTGGGCTGCGGACTCCGCCAGGTCGCCCCGCAGCAGCGCAAAGTGTCCCTGGCAGGCGGCAAGCTGCGCGGTGAGGGCAGGGTGGCTGTCGGCGCCGGCAGACCGGAGTGCTTCGGCTGAATAGGCACGGGCCTGCGCATCGTCGCCGAGGGAGTGTGCGCGCCATGCCCGGAAGAGGAGACGTGTCCCGCGGTGGTACTTGAGCTCAGGATCGGAAAGTTCCAGTTCGTCGATCAGCCTGATTGCCGCCCGCACGTTGCCGGCGCGAATTTCATTGTCCACGGCCATGAAGGCTGCGGTTTCCTGCCAGTTGATGTGGCCTGGTTCAGCCGAACCCTGGAGCATGGCAAAGGCCTCATGGGCGTTTTCGTAGTGCTCGGCATAAGTGAGGGCGCGGCCGTGCATCAGTAGGCCGGTGACCCTTGCAGTTCCGGCCTGTTCGTACTTCCGCCCAAGGTTGGCCGTGTCACCGCTGATTGCTTCGATCAGCTGTTTGGCCCGCTCGGCAATGCCAAGGCACTGCGCGGACGCGGACCCACGGAAGGCGCCGGCATGGCGCAGGAGGTCCGAGGCTTCCTGCACTTCCCACCGCTCTGCATAGTAAAGGGCGCCGATGGCCAACAGGCTGGCGGAATAGGCGGGATCGTGCTGGCCGAACTCTTTGACCAGGCGAAGCACCATGCTGGGACGTACGGCAGCCCCTTGGGCGAACTGGATTTCGAACGACAGCCCGGTCAGCCGGAGGATGAGTGCGGGGTTGCGGGTTACCCGCTGTGCCCATTCAAGGTAGCGGCGTGCGTAGACGAACTCACCGCGGTTGAACAGCAGTTCTGCCACGCTGGTAAGGCGCGCTGCCGTTTCCGCTTCCCAAGGGTTGATGGTGAGCGCCCGCTCGATGTACTCCACGGCGAAAGGCACTTCACCGCCCCGGATCAGGTCCACGGCGTGCCGGAGCAGCTGGAAAGGGGTTTGCCGTTCAAGAGCCGTAAAGCTCAGGTGCCACCTGCGGGCGTAGGGATCTGTGTCCGTCGCCGCTTCTGCGAGGGACCGGTGGTTTGCGGTTCGGACCGCTGGTGTCATGGCGGTGAACACATATCCCCGAAGCAGTTGGTCGCCGATCCCCAGATGGGGTCCGGAACGCTTCACCAAGCCTGCGGCCAACAACTCATCCACGCTGGTCCACACGTCACGGTCGATTTTCTCGATGGTGGAAATGTCGCTGCGAAACGAAAGGGCCAGCTGGTTCAGGACGGTCTGTGCGCCGGGAGTCAGTGCCGCAACGGAAGAGGCGTAGTCTGCGTCAAAGCTGCCCTTGGAGGGCAGCGGGACGGGCAGCGCGTACTTGCCTTCGGCGTGCCGCTCCATCAGCCGTTCGTAAAGGTTGACGGCGGCAAGCGGCTTGCCGCCGGTCGCTGCGGCAACCGCGTGGGCCGCCGCCGTCGTAGTCCTTTTGGCGGGGAGGCTCTCCAGCATCCGCACAGTGTCGCTGTAGCTGAGCGGGCCAAGCCGCAGGGCCGACAGGCCGCTGAAGGGGCTCTCGGGAAAGTCCTCCCGTACCCCTACAATCAGGACGATGTCCGTTCCTGTTAATCGCCTGGCTATGAAGCCGATCACCGCCTGGCTGCTGGGATCCATTTGGTCCACGTCGTCAATCACGATCACGGTGCGGGAAGACGACCGCCGGTGAAGACCGTTCAACAGCATGCTGGAAACAGCCGGCACGCTCATTGCCCCGGCCGTGTCCCGCAGGAGTTCATCCACGATGCGGTTCAGGACAGGATCGTCCATGTCATTCAGGAGCGCGGTGAGCCCGGACAACGGCCATTCCGACTCGGCAGCAGTGGCGGCCAGCAACACTGTCCGGTAATCGGAGAGCGTGGGTATTTCCGACAACAGCGCCGATTTACCGATGCCCCTGCAACCAATCACTGCAAGCGCGGTATCTTTGGGTCCGCGGATGACAGACAGTATGCGGTCCAGTTCTTTGTTTCTGCCGATCAGTGCCATCGGGTCCCCAATTCGTCGAAGAAAGAGACCGCATTCTTGCACTACCAGTTCACGTTGCGGCATCCGCTCCCCAGTGCGGATTCAGCCGGTACATGCGAATATAACGCCGTAACCGGCAGCGACACCACAATGTAACCGCTGGATTCCATCAAGATTGGATCCTGTCCTTGATCAAGACCCGGGTTTGTGGCAGGTGCGGGAGACCGCTCGTCATCGGGCCTATGTGGCCGTTATGCTCTAGAAATCCCGGGTTTGGGAATGGTTCTACCGACGGAATTGTCATGAGTACTGGTGGCTGGCGCATCGGCACCGCCGTCCTTTTGGGTGCACTTGGGATGAGCCTTTCGGCCTGCCAGGAGCGGCCGGTTCCTGACGCCGGGTCTGTGCACTTCACAGCGGCGGGGGACCTGGGCATGGGGTCGGGGGCGCGGCAGGTCCTGGACGTTGTGGCCCGCCTCAAACCGGACTTCAACGTGGCCTTGGGCGACTTCTCCTACAAGGCAGGTGCTGAGAAGGAATTCTGCCGGATGGTGACCAGCAAGCTCGGCTCGGACTTTCCCTTCCAGCTGATTACAGGCAACCACGAAAGTGACGGCCATGATGGCCTGATCGGCAACTTTGCCCAGTGCCTCCCCAGCCGGCTGCCCGGCCTCCAGGGCGAGTACGGCGTCCAGTGGTACGTGGACGTGCCGCAGGACCGGCCGCTGGCCCGGATCATCCTGATTTCACCCGGGCTGGAGTTCCAGGACGGCAAGGAGCTGGACTATTCGCGCGGCAGCGATCGCTGGACCTGGACCGAAGACGCAATCGACGGCGCCCGGGGCGCGGGCATCCGCTGGACGCTGGTGGCCATGCACGCGCCCTGTTTCAGCCTGGGCAAGTACGGCTGCGTTGCGGGGCAGGACATCACCAACCTCCTGCTCAGTAAGAAGGTTGACCTCGTCCTGACCGCGCATGAGCACGTGTACCAGCGCAGCCACCAGCTGGCGGTGGGCGGCGACTGCGGCTGGATCACTCCCGGCCGCGTGGAGGAGGCCTGCATTTCCGACGACGGCAGCCCGGCAACGCAGGGAAAGGGAACAGTCTTTGCGGGGGTCGGCACCGGCGGGCTGGGAGGGCATAAAGTCCGGGCCGACGACCCGGAGGCGGGCTATTTTGCTGCATGGTCCGGGGCCAACACGGACCCGGCGCTGGGGACGCTGGACGTGACGATTACCGACGCCCGGCTGGATGCCCGTTTCGTACCCGCGGCCGGGTATTCGTTCACAGACCAGTTTTCCATCGTTCGATGAGGAACCGGCTGCGTTAAGTGGGAGGGGCTCCGGTCCGCCGTGGATGGCGGACAGGAGCCCCTCCCTATTCAGTTATCTGTTCAGTTGTGTATTCAGTTATGAGTTATTAGCCGGCAGGCTTGAGGGCGGCCCGCCAGGCGGCCACGGCCCGTGAGGCACTCAGGGTCCAGGTGGCAGTTCCGCTGGCTCCCGCCGTCGCCTGCGGCTTGTCCGCCTGCTCGGCGATCTGCCCGGCAGCAGCCTCCCAGCGTTCTGTCCACCCTGAGGGGGCAGTGACAACTGGGCTGCTGCAATCGCACGCCACTCCGCCGATCAGCATCGCACCGTTCGTCGCAGTGGTGATGCTGCCAACCGTGATGCTGGTGGCCGAGTAACTGGTGTCAGCCGCGGTGACAACGGAGCTGTCCAGCGGCGTGGTGTTGTTTACGCCGCGGTAGGCCGTGATGCCGCCGCCCCACTTGGCGGCGGAGCTGAGGGTCCAGCTGTAGGTTGCCGGATCCGAAGCACCCACCACCTTGTAGTAGGCGAACGCCCGCGCCCCGGACGTTGACGTGCTGTTGATTGACTTCGCATTCACCATGGCCGTCCAGCCCGCCGGCGCCGTCAGGTTGGGGTTGAGGTCCGTGGTGATGGAGGCAACCAGGACATCACCTGCCGCGGTGCCTGCGGGAACCGGCAGCGACGCCGTGGTAACGGCCGTCCCGGAGTTTGCGGTGCTGGAATTCACCACGGTGATGCCACCGGAGGCGGGCGGCGGTGCAGAGCCGACCGTGATGGTGGTGCTTGCAGACGACGATCCACTGCTGTTGCTGGCCGTCAACTTAGCCGTGTACGTCCCGGCCGCCGCATACGAATGGGTTGGATTCTGCGCGGTGGACGTGCCGCCGTCGCCGAAGTTCCACGCCCAGGAGGTTGGTGTGTTGGTGGACGTATCCGTGAAGGTGACGTTCAGTGGCGCCGCACCGGAGGTCGGGTTGGCGGTAAATGAGGCAACCGGTGCCTGGCCCGCGGGCGGCGGCGTGCTGCCCAGGGAGCGGTCCGAGAACCAGTAGCGCTTGGCCACGTTGTCGCTGGCCATGACCACCAGGCCGGTGGTGTTGTTCACGCTCTGCTTGCTGGTGGTCACG harbors:
- a CDS encoding sugar transferase, whose translation is MAEIPLAEARPAAFDWPVSPLVRTATESKARNRRASAAWISRHVNLLRGADAIMVTAAVYTGFILSEAGFAPEGPRDGGAAVAAAALAVIWLGALEAYRTRDPKVLGIGADEYKRVASATLRIFGLMALAAVVFSVHGATAFVTVSLPAGLVALTANRWAFRRRLAAEKLRGRHLSRAVVVGEPEDVRYVIQQVSRKSGAVYEILGACLPGARRGAGLRVDGRTVPVLSSTDAISRTVRLVDADSVIVAGPLPGGNRFIRELGWKLEESSTELILAATLTNVAGPRIHWRPVEGLPLMHVDIPQYGGAKHALKRIMDVIAALAALLVLSPVLLVLAAVVRLDRPGPILFRQDRIGKGGQVFGMYKFRSMVVDAEARLAALNQQNQGAGVLFKMKDDPRVTRCGRWMRKYSLDELPQLWNVVLGDMSMVGPRPPLDREVSGYERHTHRRLLIKPGITGLWQINGRSDLSWEEAVRLDLYYVENWSLAGDLLILWRTFRAVARPSGAY
- a CDS encoding metallophosphoesterase is translated as MSTGGWRIGTAVLLGALGMSLSACQERPVPDAGSVHFTAAGDLGMGSGARQVLDVVARLKPDFNVALGDFSYKAGAEKEFCRMVTSKLGSDFPFQLITGNHESDGHDGLIGNFAQCLPSRLPGLQGEYGVQWYVDVPQDRPLARIILISPGLEFQDGKELDYSRGSDRWTWTEDAIDGARGAGIRWTLVAMHAPCFSLGKYGCVAGQDITNLLLSKKVDLVLTAHEHVYQRSHQLAVGGDCGWITPGRVEEACISDDGSPATQGKGTVFAGVGTGGLGGHKVRADDPEAGYFAAWSGANTDPALGTLDVTITDARLDARFVPAAGYSFTDQFSIVR
- a CDS encoding helix-turn-helix transcriptional regulator; this translates as MPQRELVVQECGLFLRRIGDPMALIGRNKELDRILSVIRGPKDTALAVIGCRGIGKSALLSEIPTLSDYRTVLLAATAAESEWPLSGLTALLNDMDDPVLNRIVDELLRDTAGAMSVPAVSSMLLNGLHRRSSSRTVIVIDDVDQMDPSSQAVIGFIARRLTGTDIVLIVGVREDFPESPFSGLSALRLGPLSYSDTVRMLESLPAKRTTTAAAHAVAAATGGKPLAAVNLYERLMERHAEGKYALPVPLPSKGSFDADYASSVAALTPGAQTVLNQLALSFRSDISTIEKIDRDVWTSVDELLAAGLVKRSGPHLGIGDQLLRGYVFTAMTPAVRTANHRSLAEAATDTDPYARRWHLSFTALERQTPFQLLRHAVDLIRGGEVPFAVEYIERALTINPWEAETAARLTSVAELLFNRGEFVYARRYLEWAQRVTRNPALILRLTGLSFEIQFAQGAAVRPSMVLRLVKEFGQHDPAYSASLLAIGALYYAERWEVQEASDLLRHAGAFRGSASAQCLGIAERAKQLIEAISGDTANLGRKYEQAGTARVTGLLMHGRALTYAEHYENAHEAFAMLQGSAEPGHINWQETAAFMAVDNEIRAGNVRAAIRLIDELELSDPELKYHRGTRLLFRAWRAHSLGDDAQARAYSAEALRSAGADSHPALTAQLAACQGHFALLRGDLAESAAQLSRAAELGMRFGNPTLLRCEADLVEVLIRLGRHHEATQALLRLESRSVGLRSPWLMMAVARSRAMLADGEQSLQLFSQALEGRNGHTLERARTLQCYAERLHAFGRLRDARDALLRAKVMFDEAGADAWTQHVDALLLDDRMEPVRPQGNPAMLLLADHERALAKMVARGMRNKEIAATLYVSVRTVEVRLTAIYRKLGVESRAQLTALAAGKGTTAAEPYLLPVP
- a CDS encoding DegT/DnrJ/EryC1/StrS family aminotransferase, coding for MTAETFLNRINVMKPWLGDEEARALAEVVASGWVAQGPKVKEFESRFAEYQGVRHAVATSSCTTALHLALVVAGIGPGDDVVVPSLSFIATANAVTYVGARPVFCDVDPATGNVTAETIHAALTLDTRAVIVVDQGGVPLDLDPIRELCDRHEITVIEDAACAVGSTYKGRPVGVGADVAVWSFHPRKILTTGEGGMLTTNRADWAARARTLREHSMSMSAADRHGSLLAPPESYLEVGFNYRMTDLQAAVGIVQLGRLPEVLARRREIAARYVAGLARVPGLRLVSDPPYGTTNFQSFWVEVLPSFGTTRDGLMEELAEAGISARRGIMAAHRQPAYRWRDSGGTLLQHTERLNDRTLILPVYHELDDDGLDRIISTIRAAAGTRT
- a CDS encoding acetyltransferase, whose protein sequence is MSELILIAASGLAREVLAMVRSSGQYDVVGLLDDDKEMAGVSVDGAPVLGTIDDAARYTHAFVLVCIGSGRARESVVERLTALGLTEARYATAVDPSVQYPEGCRVGRGSILLRNVTLTASVTLGSHVVAMPSVTFTHDDDVADFATFAAGVSLGGGVRVGRAAYLGMNASVRERTSVGAYATVGMGAAVLSNVPDGQTWVGVPAHEIDGDVFRVGGMS
- a CDS encoding Gfo/Idh/MocA family protein → MRSFTNRTHVPQQPKPARKLRIAVVGAGYWGPNLARNLQASPDWDLVAICDLDLERARKLAATLGDIPCVESMDELLDFCDVDAVAIATPARTHHGTVMTALRAGKHVLVEKPLADSRVHGLEMVAEAEANGLVLMADHTYCYTPAVLKMQELVQSGSLGEILFVDSTRINLGLVQPDVDVFWDLAPHDLAILDFVLPGGLNPAEVSAFGADPLGTGRDCVGHLNFRLPNDATAHVHVNWLSPTKIRQMVIGGSLRTLVWDDLNPQQRLSVYDRGVSLDRQPKSVGEKASTAVSYRLGDTWSPALPEREALGLVVQELASCIRSGQEARTGGASGLRVLSVLEAVSRSLGMDGQAAPVAGSAMAGTGPDLEGAL
- a CDS encoding NAD-dependent epimerase/dehydratase family protein is translated as MSALEGARVLVTGGAGTIGSTLVDDLLDAGVQHIDVLDNLVRGRLGNLSGALATGQVDLVRGNIQDRDLVHDLTKGKDLVFHQAAIRITQCAEEPRLALEVLVAGTFNVLEAAAEHKVGKLVAASSASVYGMAEEFPTPERHHHANNDTFYGAAKSFNEGMARSFRAMTGLDYVMLRYFNVYGPRMDVHGLYTEVLVRWMERIMDGQPPLIFGDGLQTMDFVHTADVARANVLAAASSITEGIYNVASGTETSLLEMAQALLRAMGSGLEVEHGPARQVNGVVRRLADTSAAARDLGFKAEVELEEGLRQLVSWWMPLRDEIAAARKVGAP